The Paenibacillus spongiae nucleotide sequence CTGCCGTACACGTAACACTCGTACGCAGCGAGCAAAAGCTTCCTGTAACCATGAAGACCATCGCCAGCGATGACGATCCGAATCGGGCGATCTTCGGAATTCAAGTCGAGGATCATGTGCAGGTCGATCTCCCTAAGGATGTGCATTATCGCTCCTATCTCGTCTATCAGGGAGGACCTTCGCATGGAGCTGCTCTGGCCCTCACTATTATGGACCAGTTAAGGCCAGGCGGTGTAACCTATGGCAATCGGGTTGCGAGCACAGGTACGATTGACGCTAATGGCAATGTCGGTCCGATCGGCGGAATCGAGCAAAAAGGCTTCACGGTTGAGCGAACGAATGCGGATGTTTTTTTCGTGCCGGCCGGACAGGAGGATGAAGCGCGCAAGGGGGCTTCCGACTTGAATATCGTACCGGTGCATACGCTGGACGAGATGCTGGAATGGCTGAAAGCCAATTCCAAGTGGAAGCGATCATGAAGGCTTGCCGGGCGAATGGGTTAGAACGATGGAATAACGAACCTGTCTTAGGGAGAGGCGTATTAGACGGATGTTGAACGAGAAGCAGGTTCCGGACATGGGATCCCTAATTCTCGAAATTGCTCTCGATTTCTGAATGATGCGGACATATGATCCGTTATTTGTATAAAATCAATAGATTTTGGTTCTTTTTTCGCAAATAAGGGCTGCTATGTCCACATAACTCAATAACCTCCAATATTTCATCCATAAGCGGATCTAATGTCCGATGGCTAAAGGGCGCACGTGCTGCAAGCCAAGAAACCGGTAGGCGAGAGCTGAGAAGGTGAAAAAGCGATTAAATGCGTCATCGGCGATCAGAATAATCATCTAGCTAGCAAGCCCGATCATTTTCATAAGTTCAAGGGAAGGAATTCAAGCCCATTAGGCACATCTATAGCACAAACGCAACCTTGTCAGGTTGCGTTTGCGCCTAGTAGGGCTTGTATTCAAGCGTGTTGAAATTGGGTTTGGTACAATTTCGCGTATAAGCCGCCCAGGTAGAGAAGCTCCTGATGCGTACCGGTTTCAACGATTTCGCCTTGATCCAGCACGATAATTTTGTCGGCTCTTAGTATAGTGGATAGACGATGAGCGATGACCAGCGTGGTACATTCCTTCATTAATTCCTCCAGAGCAGCTTGCACATAAGACTCCGCTTGCGAGTCCAGATGAGCCGTTGCTTCATCAAGTTGTGTACAATAAGAAACCCGATTCCACTGGGAATCGGGTTTCGCTAACGCATCTATGGCAGGTTAGATTTCTTCTGCTTCTTCTTCATTCTCATAAGACTGGTTCTCCGTAAAGACCTCAGCTGCTTCCTCCGCGGAAAATTCGGTATCATCCGCTCCAGGAACAGGCATCTTGTTCGCCTTTGTCGACTGCACTTCCGCTTTGGTTGGCTGATTATCGCGATGGGACATCGTGAACCCTCCTTCATTATTTTCACAACAAGGGATAGTTTGCCACCCGATGAAAATTTTATGCAGCATTTGTAGGCGAGTTTACATAGTATTGAAGTAGGCGACACAAGATAAGGGGGAATAGATGAACAAAGGCAGGGGATTAATATCCATCAGCAAAATGAACGCATCCAAGAGCTTCTTGAAGCAAGCATTCAAATTACGGAGCATATGCATGAGAGCGGAATTACCCAGGAACAGGTCGAACAAATCAAGCAGGGGCTGCGCAATCAGGTCGATCGGATTTCCAACGGGGCTGGAATCACGTCAGAATTCAGCAGTGCTTTGGGCCAGCTGGAACAAACCGTGGAACAGCTTCGGCAGACGGAGGACGATTCCTACCGAATCGAAACGGACAATAATCCGGCTCGGTACGAGTCGCAATTTTTCGAGGATCAGCTGGAGCAATCGCAAGCATACCATCAGAAAATCGATTTCAAGAGCTTGGATAAAGTAAAGCGTAACTTGGAGAAGGTCCGCAATCTCATTAATGGGTGATCGTGAAAATAAGCGATAGAATAGGAGCAGGATGCTAAGGCGTTCTGCTCTTCTTCGTCTTGTGAAGACGCGTGGCCGTTCCGATACATTGGAGATTCCGGGCGGACAAGTGGAAGAAGGCGAGCCTCTCGACCAAGCCGTGATCAGAGAATGTCTGCGACGGCATGGAAGGTTATCGAAGCCAAGCATGCCTGTTTCGATTATTCCCGGATCGAAGCGAGCGGTGCGGAGCATATGCACGTAGAAGATGTATCTCTTGCCGGAACCAAGATCGCGAATGCCAATATGAGCCTGCTCGAGATCGATGGTGCTCAGATGGGCGGCGCTTATATCCGTAACATTGGCATTCCGAAGGAAGGCGATCCGCATTATAATCCGGACACCGCCAAGCTTCCCATCCGGTTTGAGCATTGCGAGTTCAGAGGCGGGCAATTTGCCAACTGCGATCTAAGCAGCGTCGAGCTCGTGGATTGCGATGTGAGGGGAATGAAGATCAATGGATTTCTTGTGGAGGATGTACTGAAACTTGCTTCGCAGAAATAGGTGATCTTCGAAACCGAAGCGACCGGTAGTTCCCTTAATATGAATAGGCTTGTATGTCAAAGTCTGCACCCCAGCGAGAGGGATGCAGACTTTTTTGTTATGTTTGACGAACATGCATAATTAAAAACCTTTGTATTGCGGTTCCTCATTCTCCAGCTGCTGAACACGAGATTGTACCTGTTGTACGATTTGATCGGTTTGGCCAGCTGCATTGGTGAACAGCGTCTTGGCTTCTTGGTTCTCGGTTGCCAGAGCGAATTGCTCCAAGCTAGCCTGCGCGCTCTTCAACGAGGCGAGACATGTTTTGACATCAGAAGATACGGTCATATTCACACCTCCTTTCCCTTAACCGCGCACGGTTAGAATCACAAAAAGTAACTTCCCACATTGATGCGGATTGTATGCATGGCTGTTGATTTTACAGCAGTCCCAGCATCGTGCCAAAAATGATATTTCTTCACCGTTATGGCAATTGATCGACCGTGTTGGTTTTGCAATTATGACGCACAATGATTGTATGATCTGACACGAATGGAGGAGGG carries:
- a CDS encoding DUF1657 domain-containing protein, which encodes MTVSSDVKTCLASLKSAQASLEQFALATENQEAKTLFTNAAGQTDQIVQQVQSRVQQLENEEPQYKGF